Below is a genomic region from Prunus persica cultivar Lovell chromosome G3, Prunus_persica_NCBIv2, whole genome shotgun sequence.
tgacaacaaaAGGATAATTTTAGAACATAATGTCGAACCATTACCCTGTCCACACGCCGCCACACGCGGCGGCAGCACGTGGGTGTCTAGATAAATTTTGGTGACCAGAAAACTTCAAGGTTGAAGGCCAAGCTTCCTACCTTACGTAAAACACCTTATTTGAAACCACTTTTGTTCGGACTTACCCCAAAAAGCGGCCGGAATCGAAGGCCGAAACTGGCCAAAAGTTCAATCGCTTAATCAACCAATTAAACGtagaattttttcaaaaatatcaaaatcagAAGCTAGAACACGTTGAAAGGATAGAAAAACATACCAAAATTCGAaagatttggtggccggaggcgTCCGAACGAGTTCCCGAAAGTTCATTAAAAAACTGACCAACACCGCTTGTTTCGGGGCTGATTCCGGCGACCACGCCAGTGGATCAAGGCTGGGACCGGTCGGGAATTGAATAGGGAAGTGAGGTGGTTCTAGCGGGACCGGTGCTGCCAAGAGTGGAGGTGTGCACTGGCGGTGGTGGAGGAGAGAAGTTGGTTGGTCGTGAAGCTTCCGAGGGGAGGAGAAAATCTGGGTTTTAAAACtgaactttgaaatatttacaattATGACACTGAGCTtcttttgatcgtaacttcttcgttacaactctgaTTTGAGCCCATTGTGTATCTAATGGACTCATCTCGACGTGCTCTATGCAACGGTACAactgaaatttccaaattccttcccagtcaaaaagtcaactttttcccTAATAATTAATTCTATgggcaaaattgtatttttctctaataatttaataattaaaaattaattaaggaccGGGTTGTTACATGGATGGCGCCTTCAGAGTGGAGAAATATTTCAAGTGCTTCTCACTCCTGCAATCAAATCCATAGTGAAGGTCAATGGCAGAATTGTGTGACAGAGTTGATACACGATGCACCAAGATATCACGACGcaggtgaagaagaagaagaaactggTTTGCACTGTGTTGGACTCACTTGTTCTATTCAGCGAGAGTGCTATTTTGCGAACCAATTTTCAACCTCACTATATTAGAAAAGCGAGTGAGCCCATTTTTTAACCATTGGACTATACAATCCCATTGAAGTTAGTCCATTCTCAAATCAAACATGGATTTAAGTATTAGGCTAAATTGTAGCTATGGTCCCTGGACTAAACCCCAACTTTATTTTTCGTCCCTTACATTGTTAAATTGTTACTGTGGTACTTTAATTAGATCTCATATTGCATTATTGGTCTTTCTGTCAATTGAGTTAaattttctgtcaaaattaagggcaaattggaaaattcataatttctctctctctctctctctctctctccctctctctctctctttcctctgcGCTCTCCCACTTCCCCCtgatgatttcttcttcccccAACCCTTGCACTCACGAATTGGGGAATTGAAACAGATAAATGGCATTGCCTTGCGATTAGGTCCAAGCTAGACGGCATTGCGTTGTATTTAGGGCTAGAGCCATTGTTGATGATGAACTCGGCTGATTTAACAAATATGGGGTTGATTGAGATCGCTAGAGGGTGCTGCAAATCACTTCCCCCCgatgatttcttcttcccccAACCCAGCACCCACGAACCCAGAACCCTCAACCCTAGCCCGGGGctggaaagagagagagagagagagagagagagagagagagatttgatttatttttataattttttgagtGAAAGGAAATTTTTGCCCATGCCAAGTAGGTGTTGTCATTGccatgttattatttttaacgGAAAAGTTGACAGAGATGACTGTTTCTGAAATTGGAGGCATAATTAAAGTACCACGGTAATAATTTAAGGCCCGTCTGGTAACGTTTTCGAAGAATGTTTTATGAGAATATTTtcagagaatgaaaacaagaaaataaatttgcattttcaagaaatgaaaatgcGTCTAGtagattaattagaaaacaaaaacaatgaaaacgtGTCTGGTAGTACAATTGTTTTTCAAGTGTATTTTTGCTAATTTCAGttctaaatatttttaaaattttgatatttttagaggctaaaattattataaacaatgaaaaacaTTACAATGAAAATATGTCTGGTAGTACAAGTTGATAACAATATTATGTTAGTTATTtttcaagggtatttttgctaatttatattttgaaaaaatatttttaaaaatgtataatttaacaaataaaaaattctattattttttaaaagataaaactaTCTTTTATCTCCAGTCCCGatcaagagattgtggtcactcaccgttggatattaatccaatggttcaaaaaagttttctaaaaggagtgcaagagtgagtgaaccgttgaatttacatccaacggtgagtgaccacaaatctcttggacccctgtagtccaagagatcagtaCTGCTTTTATCTCcgttcttttttcatttttcttttctcctttttctcattttctttctttcttcctcttttcttcttctttccttcccAGACccgttcctttttctttccttcttcctattctctactttctcttttcttcttccttccctcTTTTTCACTCTCACTCCTCCTTCCTTCCATGACATGAATCCCATCAACCCACCTCTCTGGTTCCACTAATTAATGGTTGTGGTGGTTAGATtgggtggtgatggtggttgaGCTGGGTATGTGGTGGCTGgtttctctcatctctcactctgcaactctctctctctcttttccctttctcttcttctccctctttctgattctttctcttcttcttccttttttttttcccttttcttcttcctctctgtctttttttcttggttgcAGATTTGTGTGactatgagtttttttttttctagaaatTTTGGGGCTGATTATGGTTGGTTGGAGGAGATTTGATTGTTTTGGATATAATTTGATTGGATTGTTTGCTCATTTGATGGAGAAGAGTTGGCTTTGATTCAGATAgactgaaaacaaaaacgcCGAAAACGAAAACGACTTTCTAGCGTTTTCAACATTTATTCatacttttattttcattctcaaaaaataatttcagctTGTTTCTCAAAATAACCCACTGAACACGTTTTCACGTGacaatagaaaacaaaacagaaaatgtcCCTTGAAAATGATACCGAATGGGCCCTTAATAATGTAAGGGACAAAAAGTAAAGTTGAGACTTAGTCTagggaccattgctacaatttAACCTCAGTATTATTTAGCCCAATCAAATCCTGTAAGGCCTACCAAACATGGCCTGAGAGTTCTGGTCAAGCATTGGACGCccattgtttaatttttgagtttggcATGTTCACATGCCCAACTGTCATACGAAGAATGGGCATCGTCCAAGTCATTTGccaagtatttttcttttcctcttctaTACAACAAactttgaaagaaaagaaaagaaaaaaaaagcttagTAATATAACAATATTGGGCTGAGAGCCAACATTGTGATGGGCTACCATGGAATTTCTCAACAGAGCTTGTTATTTGTAGAAATGGCCCCCTCACCCACAACCCCTCAATTATAGTATGTCCGATTTAGGTTTGGATATTGGCTAACATTTTGTTGGTGAAAAGTTAAGAATTTGTATGTGAGTGAGAATCAGGAtgttcatttttctttcttcttgtgaTACTTTTCGTGAGAAACATATTTGGTGGTTACTTGGTCAACATTACCAGAAGACAGTTTTTTGAAAATAGAAACTGGGACTTGGGTTTGCTCTTTATCATCATTATCACTATTTCATGATTTCAATGAACcacaagtgtttttttttttttgggggtgggGGGGTTAAAAGGGACTGGCGTTCCAAAGAGCCTATAAGAAAGGAATGGTTCTTTGGATTTCCTTTGCTTTCTCCTGCAGCAATGTTGAGAATTAAAGAGAGCCTACTGTTTTCGTGAAAGATGAAGAcacccaacaaagaaaaagtaaacgAAAATAGGAATAAAGTAGAGGCCCGAGATGAAGAAGGCTTGAAGCAAcctcaaaaaaaaagatgaaggtTCTTCAAAACAAACTAGGCATTTCGAtctaacacacacaaaattaagggtgcatttttgctcaccactttaactctAGGTGTACTCTCACCATCTCTCCAAAAAGTTGACACATGTCCATGGGTTTAACTATagttaattctttattttttatttatttgatgacattattatgagagagaaacaatacttcaataaaaaatttcctaATTTACTCTTGTTCTAACCTAGCAAACTTTCcacttttctaaattaattaacaacaacccaaataaataattgacaCTTTCCACTTTGGTAGAAACattaaggaaacaaaaaataagggTCTCAAATGCAACTAAAACCAATATCATATGTAAAAGTAAATAAGCCGAGCACTCAAAAGAAGCAGCTAAAAGTTACCATCTTTTGCAGATTTCTCTTCCAACCAAAATAAAGGTTTCAAACAAAGGCCAGTCAAAACCGTCTCTTGTAAACAAAATGAGACAAAACAAAGTGGTTAGAAAAGTGGAAAGTTTGCTAGGTTAGAATAAGAGTAAATCAGGAAAAATCTTATTGAAGTATTGTTTCTCTTTCATAATAATGTcatcaaataaataacaaataaagaatTAACTATAGTTAAACCCATGGACATGTGTCAACTTTTGAAATAGGTGGTGAGGGTACACCTaaggttaaagtggtgagcaaaaatgcgcCCCAAAATTAAACGTTCTCTGGCTTCTTCTAGTATTGGTCCCAAATATTTTTGTCTCCCCAAACATTTTTGTCTCCCAATTTACATTAAATTTAGAGCTTCATCTATATACAATTTCGAATGGATGTCTATTGTTCCTTGTGAACGACTGAAAGGATTTATTCACAAGCAGAATCCTATGGAAAGGTCCTTAGTTTCTCCTtatacaataattaaaaagaaaaaaaaaatctttctaAATGGTAATGGTATCTGTAATTAATGGTGACGATAACTTGGATTCTTAAGGGGCTAGCTTATTTTAAGcccatttaatattttatatatttttagagaaaaataaaataaaataaaaatatttatatcttaaattatgtttaattatttcatttttgtaattatatattttaaaaatcagttttttgtttataaaaatgctaaacaaataaaaggaaGTGTCATGAGCGCATGCAACAATCTTTGAAGTGTGCTTATTATTTACACCAAAGCATTGAAGATGCTCTAAACTCGACGAAATTTCCTGCACTCGAACTCTCTTTACTTCGTTACTTTTTTGGTAAATGTCTTTAATTACTATGTTAACACATGCCAGAAGGGCATCGTCGGGGTTTGCCTATATATAGTGTAAGCTAGCTCCAGCTCCGCAGATTGAACATGGCAGCTTCATTAGTTTCCTCGATTGCTAATCATCTTAACATGCTAAAGCCGTCTCCTGAAGAAGGTATATACTCTAATACtggattttatgtttttgttctttttcaattcaaaaatcgtgatttacaaaattcgacatATATAAATCTAAACactgaaattttcatttgccaaaaattgaaatgagaGAAATCTACGTTCtgtcattttagaattctatataattttcaattccttcatcCAAATAGAGGGCTAAGAACTTaggaaaaaaaaccttaaactcaaataatcaggaaaaagaaaaaataataataaaatatatattttgtcatACCCACATTCTACCCTTTCTCTTCCAGCCACAACCTCCATTTCCCACCATAGTCACCAGCGTCGTCATCAAGGTTGGCACCTGCGTCCCTCTCCCCCTCCTACATCGTGGtggtcattttttttttccccttttccccctttttttttccccccccccccccccccctctctctctctctctctctctctgtgtcctCAAAGGCGGGGGACATAGAGGAGCTGCTGAggtgaagtttttttttttgagccTCAAATTTATTGACAGATGTCCATAGGTGATATTAGGTGGAGAATTtacttgaattaataattaaaggatATTTTAGGAATAGAGGTGGGTGGAAAGATAGGATtgttgtttttcaaatttacatagtGAGTGGGAAAATTAACCAGGACCACAAAATAGGTATAATATTGAgagatatttattttattttaattgtttgggTAAATAGGTTCTGTTATTGATGGTGTagcattatttttctctttagtTTCAGAGTATATATCTGGGCATTTACTGGGGGTGGTGTTTTTCCATTTATTCTTTGTCAAGTTTATTTGTTGTCGCATGCAAGTAAAGTCCAGCTGTGAAACAGggcataataataataagaatgaTGAGAGCGTTGTGAATGTGAAGTATGATCCTTTGTAGGGGATGTTAGATACGGAGAAttagtatatatacatgtaatGTAAGCAAACGGGAAAagggtctttttattttatgttatagaaatatgttttgatatatttaatttaaacagGACGGcataattgttatttttatgtttggtaTGAAACAGGATTGCATAATAATAAAGATGAGAGCGATGTGAAGTATGATCCTTTGTACGATAGTTTGAAGCGTGGTGATTGGAATGCTGCAAAGGAGTTTATTGATCGACACCCCGGTGCACTAACATATAGAGGTTCATCAAGCGGTGGGACAGCTCTTCACGAGGCAATCGAGAGGAAGCAGTTACACATTGTGGAAGAGTTGTTGAAGCTGATGACAGAAAAGGACTTGGAAATTGAAGATGGCGATGGTTTCACAGCTTTTTTCTATGCTTTGCTAAAAGGAATGGCCGCAATAGTTGCCAAAATGgttaaaaagaacaagaatttAGTTACCAAGCGTTTTACCAACTCAAAAGATAGGACTCCAGTTTTAGTCGCTTGTGGTTGGGGCCACTGGGAAATAGCTCGCTTTCTCTATTCTCGCACTCCAATCCATGTTTTGACTCAAGATAAGAACGGCCGCGATGGTGCTCAACTTATTTCCTATTGCCTTGTCCACAGAAATAAATCGGGTAATTTTGACatcattttgaaatatatatatatatatataaccaatTATAGCATATGTTGATTTGTGGTTGCTTATATGATGAACCAACTATAATATAGATATTGGATGGGATTTGCTTCAGAAGTATCCAAAATTGGCCCTTACTGAAAATTACTCGCTGGGGCACTCTCCTCTAAATACACTGGCTGGTTTGCATTCCGCATTTCCAAGTGAAGTTCCCCTAAGTTGTTGGCAGCGTTTGATCTATAACAGTTAGTATTTTGTATTctattctctcttctctttgtaGATCAAACTAAATTTTTCATGTTAAAGTTATATATAGTGAGATGTagcaacaaaatatatatgtctgatttgatttattttgtattgcaAGAATAATCGATTTgagactgaaaaaaaaaagtatatattaaTTACATTAATACGAAATGAACCTTACAagagttttctattttttctctatatatattcattagaTTTCATTAGatttattatgtatatatgaaGGAGTGCAAGTCTGAATATTCATTGGCTTTCATTGTTCACAAGACAGTGtcttcacacacacacaaatattcaGACAAGTAGGAAAATGTATTGATTGGATTGTGTTGCTTTCTCTTTAGATATACACGTACAACAACCTCAACCTGTTCCTATCAACTCTGATGTTTGTGTAAATTTTGAAGAACTAGAAGATGACAAAAGAAATCGAAGGTATCTCATTTCCTCAGGTACATACACTGTGTTCAAAGTGTTCATCAtacaaaacatttttttatttttttatacaaaacattttcttcttggttttttattttggttttcaatATTGCATCctttgttatattttatatatataaaaaaagcacATGTAAAGTGTTCATCATACACGTACAcatttttgtatgtttttgttttgccaaCATCTTTGGATTTCGCAATACAGTTACGGGTTTCTTCCAAGGAGTTGTTAAGAATCTTCTCAAACTGTTAGGTACGCTAGCTACATCCAACATTATTGATTCTTGATTTAATTCTCACTTTTGTAATACGTTGtagattaatatttttttcactgtTAACCTAGGAGTCCATGACTTGCATGAAATGAGATTGCACCATGTCGGAATGCTTGAATTTCTACGGCTCATGGGTGACGTGGTAAAAAGTAGAGATCTTGACTCGAAGCAAACTGACTTCGTGCTAAAGGCAATCTTCCGAGCTGT
It encodes:
- the LOC18782790 gene encoding ankyrin repeat-containing protein NPR4 — encoded protein: MAASLVSSIANHLNMLKPSPEEGLHNNKDESDVKYDPLYDSLKRGDWNAAKEFIDRHPGALTYRGSSSGGTALHEAIERKQLHIVEELLKLMTEKDLEIEDGDGFTAFFYALLKGMAAIVAKMVKKNKNLVTKRFTNSKDRTPVLVACGWGHWEIARFLYSRTPIHVLTQDKNGRDGAQLISYCLVHRNKSDIGWDLLQKYPKLALTENYSLGHSPLNTLAGLHSAFPSEVPLSCWQRLIYNNIHVQQPQPVPINSDVCVNFEELEDDKRNRRYLISSVTGFFQGVVKNLLKLLGVHDLHEMRLHHVGMLEFLRLMGDVVKSRDLDSKQTDFVLKAIFRAVERGQVEFIKEMCKAIPLMTRDERGRSIFHYAVECRREKVFNLIYGLSEYDRNAILTSADDFNNTILHAAGSLSAHLNHIQGAALQMQRELQWFKEVESIVPLPALETINFTEKMTAREVFTENHKELVKEGEESMKGTATSCTVVGALIVTIMFAAAFTVPGGSNQDTGFPIFLGKKFFRVFLISDSISLFSSTTSVMIFLGILTSRYAEDDFLRSLPTKMLLGLFTLFLSIAAMMVAFSSTLFILLEGESWVSFPIILLAGVPIASFLWMQFPVFFK